From one Anabas testudineus chromosome 18, fAnaTes1.2, whole genome shotgun sequence genomic stretch:
- the LOC113168111 gene encoding tripartite motif-containing protein 2-like — MEAHQHSPDSSSEECTVLEAPPGKNTCPQHAGKVADLYCSACECALCEDCVSDHEEHPKVPLSQALEQHRSSLQERLGAVQNRLPQISDALTFIKEILQQLTNQRGSIEEDIQSSFEDLHKQLDVRKSVLLMELEVTYGLKQKVLQAQVDSLSRGEGDIIATCTQTEEALAGEACVASLQVERELGERLVELASLRLPYQPEENDQLDLQLETDGMRKSIHNLGTIVTTSAVASQSEAMGAGLEQCIVGHPASVTIVTRDKSGGACKSGNAILSAEVFTPDGSIVDGEIVDHKNGTYEFVYTVPKEGDFSLALRLYDQHIKGSPFKLTVTRAFETEVEVSPSTTTATNSAANATPSTGSSEGAKRRGKSPGQKKKGSKRASSALGTPRRKTQNPIEDDLIFRIGTKGRNKGEFTNLQGVAASSSGRILIADSNNQCVQIFSNEGEFKSRFGVRGRSPGQLQRPTGVAVHPSGDIIIADYDNKWVSIFSCEGKFKAKLGSGRLMGPKGVSVDQNGHVIVVDNKACTVFIFQLTGKLITKFGSRGNGDKQFAGPHFAAVNQNNEIIVTDFHNHSVKVFTPEGELVLKFGSNGEGNGQFNAPTGVAVDVNGNIIVADWGNSRIQVFDGTGSFLSYINTSADPLYGPQGLALTSDGHVVVADSGNHCFKVYRYLQ; from the exons ATGGAGGCCCACCAGCACTCCCCAGATAGCAGCAGTGAGGAGTGCACCGTCCTTGAGGCTCCGCCCGGCAAAAACACCTGCCCCCAACATGCAGGGAAG GTGGCTGACCTCTACTGTTCAGCCTGTGAATGTGCGCTGTGTGAGGACTGTGTGTCGGATCATGAAGAACACCCAAAGGTTCCCCTCAGCCAGGCCCTAGAGCAGCACCGCAGTAGCCTGCAGGAGAGACTGGGGGCAGTCCAGAACAG ACTCCCTCAGATCTCAGATGCCCTGACCTTCATTAAAGAGATCCTCCAAcagctgaccaatcagagaggTTCCATTGAAGAGGACATCCAATCAAGTTTTGAGGACTTGCATAAGCAACTGGATGTTCGGAAGAGTGTTCTACTGATGGAGCTGGAGGTCACATATGGGCTCAAACAGAAG gTCCTCCAGGCCCAGGTGGACAGCCTTTCCAGGGGAGAGGGGGACATCATTGCCACCTGTACCCAGACAGAGGAAGCCTTGGCTGGGGAGGCATGCGTAGCAAGCCTGCAGGTGGAGCGGGAGCTAGGGGAGAGGCTGGTAGAGCTGGCCAGTCTCCGCCTACCATATCAGCCAGAGGAGAATGACCAGCTGGATCTCCAGCTGGAGACTGACGGGATGAGGAAGTCCATACACAACTTGGGGACGATTGTTACGACCAG TGCGGTGGCAAGCCAGAGTGAGGCTATGGGTGCAGGACTGgagcagtgcattgtgggacaCCCTGCCTCTGTTACCATAGTGACAAGAGACAAGTCAGGGGGAGCCTGTAAGAGTGGAAATGCGATTCTGTCAGCTGAG GTATTCACCCCTGATGGCAGCATAGTAGACGGCGAAATAGTGGACCACAAGAATGGGACATATGAATTTGTGTACACGGTGCCAAAGGAAGGCGACTTCTCATTGGCTCTACGTCTCTATGACCAGCACATCAAAGGAAGTCCCTTCAAACTGACCGTCACTAGGGCTTTTGAGACAGAAGTAGAG GTGTCTCCCTCAACCACCACAGCTACCAACTCAGCAGCCAATGCCACCCCATCCACAGGCTCTTCTGAAGGAGCAAAGAGACGAGGAAAGTCCCCCGGCCAGAAGAAGAAGGGCTCCAAGAGGGCAAGTAGTGCTCTGGGCACCCCAAGACGCAAAACCCAAAACCCCATTGAAGACGACCTCATCTTCAGGATCG GAACAAAAGGGCGAAACAAAGGAGAGTTTACTAACCTTCAAGGAGTGGCTGCATCTTCCAGTGGCAGGATACTGATTGCTGACAGCAACAATCAGTGTGTCCAG ATTTTCTCCAATGAGGGGGAATTTAAGAGTCGTTTTGGAGTGCGGGGACGATCGCCAGGGCAACTGCAGCGCCCCACAGGTGTGGCCGTGCACCCCAGTGGTGACATCATTATTGCCGACTATGACAATAAATGGGTCAGCATATTCTCCTGTGAGGGAAAGTTTAAG GCAAAGCTTGGCTCCGGAAGACTTATGGGACCAAAGGGCGTATCTGTGGACCAGAATGGTCACGTGATTGTGGTGGACAATAAGGCGTGTACTGTCTTCATCTTCCAGCTGACCGGCAAGCTCATTACCAAGTTTGGTAGTCGCGGCAATGGTGACAAGCAGTTTGCAG GTCCACACTTTGCAGCAGTGAACCAGAACAATGAGATCATTGTGACTGACTTTCATAACCACTCAGTCAAG GTTTTCACCCCTGAGGGAGAGCTGGTGTTAAAATTTGGCTCTAATGGTGAGGGAAACGGTCAGTTCAATGCTCCCACTGGTGTTGCTGTCGATGTTAATGGAAACATCATTGTAGCTGACTGGGGTAACAGTAGAATACAG GTGTTTGATGGCACTGGCTCCTTCCTCTCATACATCAACACATCGGCGGACCCGCTGTATGGACCCCAAGGTCTGGCTCTGACTTCAGACGGGCATGTGGTAGTGGCTGACTCAGGCAACCACTGCTTCAAAGTCTATCGCTACCTACAATGA